A genome region from Gambusia affinis linkage group LG24, SWU_Gaff_1.0, whole genome shotgun sequence includes the following:
- the si:ch211-246m6.4 gene encoding transcription factor 15 has product MKSRTDGCASELDTDTDSSDGKSTGGCSPPRESGERLEAEGGCPGAARRRRRRRSGVGSGRDARLSGVSKQRQAANARERDRTHSVNTAFNALRTLIPTEPVDRKLSKIETLRLASSYISHLANVLLLGEDCRDGQPCLRYQDMILHGPAPLSGPSLRPICTFCLSNQRKQLRDGGKHSSSV; this is encoded by the exons ATGAAGTCCCGCACAGACGGCTGCGCCTCCGAGCTGGATACCGACACGGACAGCTCCGATGGGAAGTCCACGGGCGGCTGCAGCCCACCCCGGGAGTCCGGGGAGAGACTGGAGGCGGAGGGCGGCTGCCCGGGCGCGGCGCGGAGGAGGCGGCGTCGCAGGAGCGGCGTGGGCAGCGGCAGAGACGCGCGGCTGTCCGGCGTCAGCAAACAGCGGCAGGCGGCGAACGCGCGGGAGCGGGACAGGACGCACAGCGTGAACACGGCCTTCAACGCGCTGCGGACGCTCATCCCCACCGAGCCCGTGGACCGGAAGCTGTCCAAGATAGAGACGCTGCGCCTGGCCTCCAGCTACATCTCCCACCTGGCCAACGTGCTGCTGCTGGGGGAGGACTGCCGGGACGGGCAGCCCTGCCTCCGGTACCAGGACATGATCCTGCACGGCCCCGCGCCGCTCAGTGGCCCCTCCCTGCGGCCCATCTGCACCTTCTGCCTCAGCAACCAGAGGAAACAG CTCAGAGATGGAGGGAAACACTCTTCTTCAGTGTGA